A genomic window from Spiroplasma helicoides includes:
- a CDS encoding MFS transporter, with protein sequence MQNWDIVVLLPILFITCFAVIGFVIYKEKIKHSAGFFLLGILVFWIFASLVGYQLSKGLNYMASDLSPTTYILLILLSSSIFTIFLKPLATFYTGVIRMRKFWTCLSYSGLILTSIILLTVKIDLYTFTILSILYSLLLSTSTIHNLLLNEQFYYRINTLPVTWICYTFIGVGSILGVYFGDIQTVIFKNFNFTIFNSLAIVVGIILLVFSVINKENKNLAGVFDSDVIDQLPKKSNWNFLAIYTIVLLLSLSYSLANSILITDFLSLKLWEIYKNSEAANLWVRISGYATVIPSLLVSYFIYKYLMKYFGQKYLFMINLFLLFFAYTILAFVKNPYVFIILNIFIGISFNQLMYSLFSLCMFWNYRAPKNPVTGFYGSSLYLGKFIVEVIEQPLVSQNKSLYGKMPNLSDSYNENLNLNELDQTYGNTVTIIFACCSVIVLFATLIYFYTNAKLMADFTDYRLATQNLKTILKKQIMLKAKTKVDVSNGKIA encoded by the coding sequence ATGCAGAATTGAGATATAGTGGTACTTCTACCTATATTATTTATTACTTGCTTTGCGGTTATAGGCTTTGTAATATACAAAGAAAAAATCAAACATAGCGCAGGATTTTTTTTATTGGGTATTTTAGTATTTTGAATATTTGCAAGTCTTGTTGGTTATCAATTATCTAAGGGCTTAAATTATATGGCATCTGATTTATCTCCAACAACATATATATTATTGATTTTATTAAGTTCAAGTATATTTACAATTTTTTTAAAACCATTAGCAACGTTTTACACAGGTGTCATAAGAATGAGAAAGTTCTGAACTTGTTTATCTTATTCGGGATTAATACTAACATCTATAATATTATTAACAGTTAAAATTGATTTATATACATTTACAATTTTGTCAATATTGTATTCACTACTTTTATCAACTTCAACAATTCATAATTTACTTTTAAATGAGCAATTTTACTATAGAATTAACACATTGCCAGTTACATGAATTTGTTATACATTCATCGGAGTTGGCAGTATTTTGGGAGTATATTTTGGAGATATCCAGACTGTCATATTTAAAAATTTTAATTTTACTATTTTTAATTCACTTGCAATAGTTGTAGGTATTATTTTGTTGGTTTTTTCGGTTATAAATAAAGAAAATAAAAACTTAGCAGGGGTGTTTGATTCGGATGTGATAGATCAATTGCCTAAAAAAAGCAATTGAAACTTTTTAGCCATTTACACAATAGTTCTCTTGCTATCACTATCATATTCATTAGCAAACTCAATTTTGATTACAGATTTTTTATCATTAAAACTTTGGGAAATATATAAAAATTCTGAGGCTGCAAATTTGTGAGTTAGAATCTCAGGTTATGCAACTGTAATACCGTCACTTTTAGTTTCATATTTTATATATAAATATTTGATGAAATATTTTGGTCAAAAGTATTTATTTATGATAAATCTATTTTTACTGTTCTTTGCATACACTATCTTAGCATTTGTAAAAAATCCTTATGTATTTATTATTTTAAATATTTTTATAGGCATAAGTTTTAATCAACTTATGTATAGTTTATTTTCTCTATGTATGTTTTGAAATTATCGTGCACCAAAAAATCCTGTAACGGGTTTTTATGGGAGTTCACTTTATTTGGGTAAATTCATAGTAGAAGTTATTGAGCAACCGTTAGTTTCACAAAATAAGTCCTTATATGGAAAAATGCCCAATTTAAGTGATTCTTATAATGAAAATTTGAACTTAAATGAGTTAGATCAAACATACGGAAACACAGTGACAATAATTTTTGCTTGTTGCTCAGTGATAGTATTATTTGCAACTTTAATTTATTTCTACACAAATGCAAAATTAATGGCCGACTTCACAGATTATAGATTGGCAACTCAAAATTTAAAAACAATTCTAAAAAAACAAATTATGTTAAAAGCAAAAACCAAAGTGGATGTTTCAAATGGTAAAATTGCTTAA
- a CDS encoding ferritin-like domain-containing protein, whose amino-acid sequence MEKQILTDLNKYIEEHAKMQFICYGLSKKCNELGYPGFTHFFQVQAQDEFVHQRRIMNYLLDRNESYEIPSIKVDEVKCNSIIDVLKTYVEHRKHFAKMTDEFSLNAKELKDFTTLKFYEWFVIDFYEEISETHDLIDWINMSNSNHYEIDKKMAKRENPDTLAVVDPFAPHK is encoded by the coding sequence ATGGAAAAACAAATATTAACTGATTTGAACAAGTACATTGAAGAACACGCAAAAATGCAATTTATTTGTTATGGTTTAAGTAAAAAATGTAATGAATTAGGTTATCCTGGCTTTACTCATTTCTTTCAAGTACAAGCACAAGATGAATTTGTGCATCAAAGAAGAATAATGAACTATTTGTTAGACAGAAATGAAAGTTATGAAATACCGTCTATTAAAGTAGATGAAGTAAAATGTAACAGCATTATCGATGTGTTGAAAACATATGTTGAACACCGTAAACATTTTGCTAAAATGACTGATGAATTTTCTTTAAATGCAAAAGAACTTAAAGATTTCACAACTTTGAAATTTTATGAGTGATTTGTAATAGATTTCTATGAAGAAATTTCTGAAACACATGACTTGATAGATTGAATTAATATGTCTAATTCAAATCATTATGAAATTGATAAAAAAATGGCGAAACGCGAAAACCCTGACACATTAGCTGTTGTAGATCCGTTTGCACCACATAAATAA
- a CDS encoding Sapep family Mn(2+)-dependent dipeptidase produces MKVNKDILLNQYFDEAVEETKKIVSIPSYRRELAVGSPVHKDTRKVLSHCIELCKSWGFETFISDDYKYGYADYGKKDKLFGIICHLDVVPPGNISEWHNPPFQPKVIDGKLFGRGTFDDKGPTMMNLFAFKYLIDNGFEPDYTIRFIFGTSEETTWECMEAYVKNERLCDLGYVPDGHFPVVYAEKWISDVDLTGNFNCDFEIKGGEVYNAVNDLVSYKGPKTEEIKVELKKLNIDFFEKDGLLWVKGISSHGSLPFKGVAASSSLLYVLNKIGFTHPLVQFVAKYSHDNFEMKEIFGDLTDETGGLTACNGIIDLNKEKFLYTFNFRIPCTRDYDKEVNQKLKDFLKQYNIELTVKKIEDRVYFSKDGDIVKNIMSVYQEVTGDFDSQPIAIGGGTFAKSMPNMIAFGAEFDLEESTMHAYNEYVKIEDLKKMMEIYAKSLVKLTKIK; encoded by the coding sequence ATGAAAGTTAATAAAGATATTTTGCTGAATCAATATTTTGATGAAGCTGTAGAGGAAACAAAAAAAATAGTTTCAATTCCATCTTATAGAAGAGAATTGGCGGTTGGAAGTCCTGTTCACAAAGATACAAGAAAGGTTCTTTCGCATTGCATTGAATTGTGTAAAAGCTGAGGTTTTGAAACTTTTATATCTGATGATTATAAATATGGTTATGCAGATTATGGAAAAAAAGATAAACTATTTGGAATTATTTGTCATTTAGATGTTGTTCCACCTGGAAATATAAGTGAGTGGCATAACCCTCCATTTCAACCCAAAGTAATTGATGGAAAATTATTTGGGAGAGGAACTTTTGATGATAAAGGTCCAACAATGATGAATTTATTTGCATTTAAATATTTAATTGATAATGGTTTTGAACCAGATTATACAATAAGATTTATTTTTGGTACAAGTGAAGAAACAACGTGAGAGTGCATGGAAGCATATGTAAAAAACGAAAGATTATGTGACTTAGGATATGTTCCAGATGGACATTTTCCAGTTGTGTATGCTGAGAAGTGAATTAGTGATGTGGATTTAACAGGAAATTTCAACTGTGATTTTGAAATTAAAGGTGGAGAAGTTTATAATGCTGTTAATGATTTGGTTAGCTATAAAGGACCAAAAACAGAAGAAATCAAAGTAGAATTAAAAAAATTGAACATAGATTTTTTTGAAAAAGATGGACTTTTATGGGTTAAAGGAATAAGTTCGCATGGTAGTTTACCTTTTAAAGGAGTTGCCGCCTCTAGCTCTTTATTATATGTTTTGAATAAAATTGGTTTTACACATCCATTAGTGCAATTTGTTGCTAAATACTCTCATGATAATTTTGAAATGAAAGAAATTTTTGGCGATTTAACAGATGAAACTGGAGGACTAACTGCTTGTAATGGAATTATCGACTTAAATAAAGAAAAATTTTTATACACTTTTAATTTTAGAATTCCTTGTACAAGAGACTATGATAAAGAAGTAAATCAAAAATTAAAAGATTTTTTAAAACAATATAATATAGAATTAACAGTAAAAAAAATAGAGGATAGAGTTTATTTTTCAAAAGACGGTGATATTGTGAAAAATATTATGTCAGTTTATCAAGAAGTAACTGGAGATTTTGATTCACAACCCATTGCAATTGGTGGGGGCACATTTGCAAAGTCTATGCCAAACATGATTGCATTTGGTGCAGAATTTGACCTAGAAGAATCAACAATGCACGCATACAATGAGTATGTTAAAATTGAAGATCTTAAAAAAATGATGGAAATATATGCAAAATCGCTTGTAAAACTAACTAAAATAAAATAA
- the rpsB gene encoding 30S ribosomal protein S2: MAKDLTREQLWEAGAQFGHQTKRWNPKMKPYIYGEKNKNHVIDLQQTIWRLEDVKKLVTSIGQKKEKIIFVGTKRSAKSAVKEAALRSGNFFVNSRWLGGTLTNMKTISLRIKALWDIENEEKTGKINLRPKKEQILIRKEKAKLEKTLGGIKQMHKLPAAMFVVDPKTDEIAVKEARKLRIPVIAICDTNVDPDMVDYVIPANDDIQESINIIVNFVVDVYADAAGIKMQPSNLKVVAQKKDEVRPNQNYSRNAEGRYSDNRSADRADSSKSAPIADVSSKKENADAKSSAASSSEESK, from the coding sequence ATGGCAAAAGACTTAACAAGAGAACAGCTGTGAGAAGCTGGAGCTCAATTTGGACACCAAACAAAACGTTGAAATCCAAAAATGAAACCATATATATATGGTGAAAAAAATAAAAATCATGTTATTGATTTACAACAAACTATTTGAAGATTAGAAGATGTAAAAAAATTAGTAACTTCAATTGGACAAAAAAAAGAAAAAATTATTTTTGTAGGTACAAAAAGATCAGCTAAAAGTGCAGTAAAAGAAGCTGCATTAAGAAGTGGTAATTTCTTCGTAAACTCAAGATGATTAGGTGGAACTTTAACTAATATGAAAACAATTTCATTAAGAATTAAAGCTCTATGAGATATTGAAAATGAAGAAAAAACAGGAAAAATTAATTTGAGACCAAAGAAAGAACAAATTCTAATAAGAAAAGAAAAAGCTAAATTAGAAAAAACTTTAGGTGGAATTAAACAAATGCATAAATTACCTGCAGCAATGTTTGTAGTTGATCCAAAAACTGATGAAATAGCAGTTAAAGAAGCAAGAAAATTAAGAATACCAGTCATTGCAATCTGTGACACAAATGTTGATCCAGACATGGTTGACTATGTTATACCTGCAAATGATGATATTCAAGAATCAATAAATATTATTGTTAACTTTGTAGTTGATGTTTATGCTGATGCAGCAGGAATCAAAATGCAACCAAGTAATTTAAAAGTTGTTGCACAGAAAAAAGATGAAGTTAGACCGAACCAAAATTATTCAAGAAATGCTGAAGGAAGATATTCAGATAATAGATCAGCTGATAGAGCTGACTCATCAAAATCAGCACCAATAGCTGATGTATCAAGTAAGAAAGAAAATGCTGATGCAAAATCTTCAGCAGCTTCTTCAAGTGAAGAAAGCAAATAA
- a CDS encoding pyrroline-5-carboxylate reductase family protein — protein sequence MKKILMVGTGHMGEAILKVWAKELDKLEYKLIILNRNIEKSKKLAKTYDCNYIESIEDINKVNPNIIVLGFRPSDGHNFLSSLNLINQKDKLIISMLNAFEIEKISNYFSQDINIIRIMPNMNAALKKSTTAYIKKGKNINLINFGIWLISLFGKVYELEEDNFPSFVSLTGSAPAFIYEFIKGFKEFALKSNYDEKISNDFIKETIIASTEQALNNGIPLDKLIGEIIVPGGPTEAGHNVLKEKKFKDILVNCLQEAKKRG from the coding sequence ATGAAAAAAATATTAATGGTTGGAACAGGTCATATGGGGGAAGCTATTTTAAAGGTTTGGGCCAAAGAATTGGATAAACTTGAATACAAGTTGATTATATTAAACAGAAATATAGAAAAATCAAAAAAATTGGCTAAAACATATGATTGTAATTATATTGAAAGTATAGAAGATATAAACAAAGTAAATCCCAATATTATAGTTCTTGGATTTAGACCATCAGATGGTCATAATTTTTTATCTTCACTAAATTTAATAAATCAAAAAGATAAACTAATCATTTCTATGTTGAATGCTTTTGAAATAGAAAAAATAAGTAACTATTTTAGTCAAGATATTAACATAATAAGAATAATGCCAAATATGAATGCGGCGCTTAAAAAGTCTACTACCGCTTACATAAAAAAAGGAAAAAATATAAATTTAATAAATTTTGGTATTTGGTTAATATCTCTTTTTGGAAAAGTATACGAGTTAGAAGAAGATAATTTTCCAAGTTTTGTATCATTGACTGGCTCAGCTCCTGCATTTATTTACGAATTTATAAAAGGATTTAAGGAATTTGCTTTAAAAAGCAATTATGATGAAAAAATCTCAAATGATTTTATAAAAGAAACAATTATAGCTTCCACTGAACAAGCACTAAATAATGGTATTCCTTTAGATAAACTAATTGGTGAAATAATTGTTCCTGGTGGTCCAACTGAAGCCGGTCATAATGTGTTAAAAGAAAAAAAATTTAAAGATATTCTTGTAAATTGTTTACAAGAAGCTAAAAAAAGAGGTTAA
- the pyrH gene encoding UMP kinase, with translation MALNFKRVLLKISGEALKGNSDEIYDKEKLENTARQVIELSREGLQIGVVVGGGNIWRGKLAGTLELQRIDADYMGMFATIMNALAFEATIKKMGFEKVKVYSSLEIRTVTSSYNYRHAREKLEEGYIVIFAGGTGFSYFTTDTGACIRGIEIQADALLMAKNGTKGVYDSDPNTNKDAKFLESLTFHDLVVKRLQVMDSTAASLARDGKLEIVVFDMNGKDNIKKIAHGDLEATYIK, from the coding sequence ATGGCATTAAATTTTAAAAGAGTATTATTAAAAATCTCTGGAGAAGCATTAAAGGGAAATAGCGATGAAATATATGATAAAGAAAAATTAGAAAACACGGCAAGACAAGTAATAGAACTTTCTAGAGAAGGTTTACAAATTGGTGTAGTTGTTGGTGGAGGAAATATTTGAAGAGGTAAACTTGCAGGAACTCTTGAATTACAAAGAATTGACGCAGACTATATGGGAATGTTTGCGACAATAATGAATGCTTTAGCTTTTGAAGCAACAATTAAGAAAATGGGGTTTGAAAAAGTTAAAGTTTATTCATCATTAGAAATTAGAACAGTAACTAGTTCATATAATTATAGACATGCAAGAGAAAAACTAGAAGAAGGTTATATAGTAATATTCGCTGGTGGTACAGGATTTAGTTACTTTACAACCGATACTGGTGCTTGCATAAGAGGCATAGAAATACAAGCGGATGCACTACTTATGGCCAAAAATGGTACAAAAGGTGTATATGATTCAGATCCAAATACAAATAAAGATGCTAAATTTTTAGAATCATTAACTTTTCATGATTTAGTTGTAAAAAGACTGCAAGTTATGGATTCAACAGCTGCTAGTTTAGCTAGAGATGGAAAATTAGAAATAGTTGTTTTTGATATGAATGGAAAAGATAATATAAAAAAAATTGCTCATGGTGATCTAGAAGCAACATACATTAAATAA
- the ispG gene encoding flavodoxin-dependent (E)-4-hydroxy-3-methylbut-2-enyl-diphosphate synthase, which translates to MVHRKKTKTVFVGNVQVGGNDKVVIQSMTTTKTHNIEETLKQINQLYQEGCEIVRVAVLGINDAQALSEIVEKSPIPVVADIHFNYKFALIAADAGCAKIRINPGNIGIEENTISVVEKCKEKKVPIRIGINSGSLPKKLVEKYGWTSKCMVEALREHIDILEKHNFYNIIYSLKSTDPLMAIQAYEMASEIWDYPAHIGITEAGSLLNGAIKSSFGLGYLLYKGIGSTIRISLSEDPIMEIKVAKRLLNSMDLFENMVEVIACPTCGRLEFGLSEVVKEIEDFVETLHFPLKVAILGCVVNGPGEASQADIGIAGGRNGGIIFKKGKIFKTVQQEQLVPELKELIMEYYEIWKQQQ; encoded by the coding sequence ATGGTTCATAGAAAAAAAACAAAAACAGTTTTTGTTGGAAATGTTCAAGTTGGAGGAAACGATAAAGTAGTTATACAATCTATGACAACAACAAAAACCCACAATATAGAAGAAACTCTAAAACAAATTAATCAATTGTATCAAGAGGGTTGTGAAATAGTAAGGGTAGCTGTTTTAGGAATAAATGATGCACAAGCATTAAGTGAAATAGTTGAAAAAAGTCCAATTCCAGTTGTCGCAGATATTCATTTTAATTACAAATTTGCCTTAATAGCTGCAGATGCGGGCTGTGCAAAGATTAGAATCAATCCTGGTAATATTGGTATAGAGGAAAACACTATATCAGTTGTGGAAAAGTGTAAAGAAAAAAAGGTACCTATCAGAATAGGTATTAATTCAGGTAGTTTGCCTAAAAAATTAGTTGAAAAATATGGTTGAACATCAAAATGCATGGTGGAAGCATTGAGAGAACATATAGATATTTTAGAAAAACATAATTTTTACAACATAATATACTCACTAAAATCAACAGACCCACTAATGGCGATACAAGCATACGAAATGGCAAGTGAAATATGAGATTATCCTGCTCACATAGGTATAACTGAGGCTGGTAGCCTTCTAAATGGTGCTATTAAATCTAGTTTTGGACTAGGGTATTTATTGTATAAAGGAATTGGTTCAACTATTAGAATAAGTCTTAGTGAAGATCCAATAATGGAAATAAAAGTTGCAAAAAGACTTTTAAATTCAATGGACTTGTTCGAAAACATGGTTGAAGTAATTGCTTGCCCAACATGTGGTAGATTAGAATTTGGACTAAGTGAAGTAGTAAAAGAAATAGAGGACTTTGTAGAAACTCTTCATTTTCCTCTAAAAGTTGCAATATTGGGATGTGTTGTTAATGGTCCTGGAGAGGCAAGCCAAGCAGATATAGGTATAGCAGGTGGTAGAAATGGTGGAATAATATTTAAAAAAGGAAAAATTTTCAAAACTGTTCAGCAAGAACAGTTAGTACCCGAATTAAAAGAGCTTATAATGGAATACTATGAAATATGAAAACAACAGCAATAG
- the tsf gene encoding translation elongation factor Ts, which produces MAVTPQLIKELREMTSAGMMDCKKALEATNGNIEEAVVWLRENGLVKAAKKADRVAAEGVSFAKTNGKRGIVFEVNSETDFVSKNEKFMALIDEISEALLNSNVSDLEGALDLKLASGSSIKEACISATATIGEKIELRRVASVEGGTIAIYNHANKRIAVLLQFEGDISSEDAYDVCMHVAAMGPKYLSSDEISQDFKDQEMHIIKETTDLTGKPENIAQGILQGKLNKKLAEVTLLDQPFVKDEKQTVGKFIASKKATLKQMFRFEVGEGIEKVVTDFASEVAAQLKG; this is translated from the coding sequence ATGGCAGTAACACCACAATTAATAAAAGAATTAAGAGAAATGACATCAGCTGGAATGATGGACTGTAAAAAAGCTTTGGAAGCTACAAACGGAAACATTGAAGAAGCAGTTGTTTGATTAAGAGAAAATGGATTAGTAAAAGCAGCTAAAAAAGCTGATAGAGTAGCAGCTGAAGGAGTGTCTTTTGCTAAAACAAATGGTAAAAGAGGTATCGTTTTTGAAGTTAACTCAGAAACTGACTTTGTATCAAAAAATGAAAAATTTATGGCTTTAATAGATGAAATATCAGAAGCATTATTAAACAGTAATGTTAGTGATTTAGAGGGTGCATTAGATTTAAAACTTGCATCAGGTTCTTCTATCAAAGAAGCATGTATTAGTGCTACAGCAACCATTGGTGAAAAAATTGAATTAAGAAGAGTTGCTTCAGTCGAAGGTGGCACAATTGCAATATATAATCATGCCAACAAAAGAATTGCAGTTTTACTACAATTTGAAGGAGACATATCAAGCGAGGACGCATATGATGTATGTATGCACGTTGCTGCCATGGGGCCAAAATACTTGTCAAGTGATGAAATTTCTCAGGATTTTAAAGATCAAGAAATGCATATAATAAAAGAAACAACCGATTTAACTGGAAAACCTGAAAATATAGCTCAGGGGATATTACAAGGGAAGTTAAATAAAAAACTTGCTGAGGTAACATTATTAGATCAACCTTTTGTTAAAGATGAAAAACAAACTGTTGGAAAATTTATTGCTTCTAAAAAAGCTACTTTGAAACAAATGTTTAGATTCGAAGTAGGAGAAGGAATTGAAAAAGTTGTAACAGACTTCGCTTCAGAAGTTGCAGCACAATTGAAAGGTTAG
- a CDS encoding segregation and condensation protein A, with the protein MKERWREVQLDNFTGPLDLLLHMIKEKQVSIMEVNLIDLSNQYLDYIKQVVEDDIEIASEYLVMATTLLEIKSRTLIPKEEVEIDSNYEAEQREELLTRLIEYHKIKEVTEFFKIQQLEGLKVYSKPKTVIKITKVDDDKLPLAPNTIDIDKFSKIFLKAIEKAKFNNIETNILTTEEVSPEEIAKDIKEFLSLRKIEIIKLEELIQQKDYSLRMLVATFLAVLELASKKFISVYQENDDVMVKYLEKGE; encoded by the coding sequence TTGAAGGAAAGATGAAGGGAAGTTCAACTTGATAATTTTACAGGACCATTAGACTTGTTGTTGCATATGATTAAAGAAAAACAAGTAAGTATAATGGAAGTTAATTTAATTGATTTATCTAACCAATATTTGGATTACATAAAACAAGTTGTAGAAGATGACATAGAAATTGCAAGTGAATATCTGGTAATGGCAACAACTTTATTAGAAATTAAGTCAAGAACGCTAATCCCAAAAGAAGAAGTCGAAATTGACTCTAATTATGAAGCTGAACAAAGAGAAGAATTGCTAACAAGACTTATAGAATATCATAAAATAAAAGAAGTTACTGAGTTCTTCAAAATTCAACAACTTGAGGGTTTGAAAGTATATAGTAAACCAAAAACTGTTATAAAAATTACAAAAGTAGACGACGATAAACTTCCTTTAGCGCCAAATACAATTGATATTGACAAGTTTTCTAAAATTTTTCTAAAAGCAATTGAAAAAGCCAAGTTTAATAATATTGAGACAAATATTCTAACTACTGAAGAAGTATCTCCAGAAGAAATTGCAAAAGACATTAAAGAATTTTTATCTTTAAGAAAAATTGAAATTATAAAACTTGAAGAACTTATACAACAAAAAGATTACTCTCTTAGAATGTTGGTTGCAACATTTTTAGCAGTATTGGAACTTGCATCAAAAAAATTTATTAGTGTATATCAAGAAAATGATGATGTTATGGTTAAATATCTTGAAAAAGGAGAATAA
- the frr gene encoding ribosome recycling factor, with translation MLKNILENTELEMTEVIDSYSLYLSKVRTGRANASMLKGVMVDFYGTPTPIEQTGQISSPEPQQLVVKPYDRSQIASVVAGINKADLGINPVSEGDLIRIKIPALTEDIRKDLVKKVHKELETYKVRVRNLRRDANEKIKKSDLTEDDKGYGETEIQKLTDKYISKLDDSTKEKEKDLMKI, from the coding sequence ATGTTAAAAAATATTTTAGAAAATACCGAATTAGAAATGACTGAGGTTATTGATTCATATAGTTTATATTTATCAAAAGTAAGAACAGGTAGAGCAAATGCAAGTATGCTAAAAGGTGTTATGGTAGATTTTTATGGTACACCAACACCAATTGAACAAACTGGGCAAATATCTTCACCCGAACCACAACAACTGGTTGTTAAACCATATGACAGAAGTCAAATAGCAAGCGTTGTTGCAGGAATTAATAAAGCGGATTTGGGTATCAATCCTGTTAGTGAAGGAGACTTAATAAGAATTAAAATACCGGCACTAACTGAGGATATCAGAAAAGATTTAGTAAAAAAAGTTCACAAAGAATTAGAAACATATAAAGTTAGAGTTAGAAACTTAAGAAGAGATGCTAACGAAAAAATTAAAAAGTCTGATTTGACAGAAGATGACAAAGGATATGGAGAAACTGAAATTCAAAAATTAACAGATAAATACATATCTAAGTTGGATGATTCAACAAAAGAAAAAGAAAAAGATCTTATGAAAATATAA
- a CDS encoding energy-coupled thiamine transporter ThiT, which translates to MKKNKLNSNITFISISLIRIICFVAGVIYLMTVVLNANQYDDDGSIIPLSVTQKSFVYFAFIASSLALLLITASFFLFFIFDSENKIKLLAFSFLSLSPEGIIYAIILGLKEGWYVKNINGYKPKGWTVFDITAIGLLLALFLLIDFISGLVPTLPFWITISLKYIVLFFGAFSLPILGSLTLCILAASLTVIMPGTAINTFPQYFFDYWLPTTSFFVAGFFKPNTKVKNKYYEIFSWVIFVSAPIFILYISRIIAGVIYWLNPSALGEEPWYSFIWEGMWGYSAIYNSFNTITDFVTLQIIVPPICKGLEFIKERYFDKNTEKNEEVVLEVEKEINSTSESNKV; encoded by the coding sequence ATGAAAAAAAACAAATTAAATAGTAACATTACATTCATTTCTATTTCATTGATTAGAATAATTTGTTTTGTTGCTGGCGTTATTTATTTGATGACAGTAGTTCTAAATGCAAATCAATATGATGATGATGGTTCAATCATTCCGCTGTCAGTTACACAAAAGAGTTTTGTTTATTTTGCCTTTATAGCTTCAAGTTTAGCATTACTATTAATTACTGCATCATTTTTTTTATTTTTTATTTTTGACTCTGAAAATAAAATAAAATTGCTAGCTTTTTCATTTTTATCATTAAGCCCTGAGGGAATCATTTATGCCATTATATTGGGTTTAAAAGAAGGTTGGTATGTAAAAAATATTAATGGATATAAACCAAAAGGTTGAACTGTGTTTGACATTACTGCTATAGGATTATTATTAGCATTATTTTTACTTATTGATTTTATATCGGGTTTAGTTCCAACACTACCATTTTGAATCACCATTTCCTTAAAATACATTGTATTGTTTTTTGGAGCATTTTCGTTACCTATTTTAGGTTCGCTAACATTATGCATTTTGGCTGCGAGCTTAACAGTAATTATGCCAGGAACTGCTATCAATACATTTCCACAATACTTTTTTGATTATTGACTACCTACAACAAGCTTTTTTGTAGCTGGGTTCTTTAAACCAAACACAAAAGTTAAAAATAAATATTACGAAATATTTAGTTGGGTAATATTTGTAAGCGCACCAATATTCATTTTATATATATCTCGTATTATAGCAGGTGTAATTTATTGATTAAACCCATCAGCATTAGGGGAAGAACCATGATACTCTTTTATATGAGAAGGAATGTGAGGTTATTCTGCAATATATAATTCATTTAACACTATTACAGATTTTGTGACTTTACAAATAATAGTGCCACCAATTTGTAAAGGGTTAGAATTTATTAAAGAAAGATATTTTGACAAAAACACAGAAAAAAATGAAGAAGTAGTATTGGAAGTTGAAAAAGAGATAAATTCAACTAGTGAAAGCAATAAAGTATAA